A genome region from Streptomyces xanthophaeus includes the following:
- a CDS encoding maleylpyruvate isomerase family mycothiol-dependent enzyme: MTVQPHPALQPYADAWTHSIEAISELVLPLSEGEWNRATPCPGWSVRDVVSHIIGIECEQLGDPRPIHTVARDLRHVVDEFSRYMEVQVDVRRHHTAPEMTSELEYTVIRRSRQLRNEKRDPATMVRGPLGDQVTLEQALRLRAFDVWIHEQDLRAALGVPGNWDSPGAYVARDLLLAGLPKVVAKRAGAPANSAVVIDVHGQLEFMRTVRVDGDGRGTVDKSPSLGPAVTLTMDWETYVRLAAGRVRAHTVADRVKVEGDVELADAILTQFSVTP; this comes from the coding sequence TTGACCGTCCAGCCGCATCCCGCCCTCCAGCCCTATGCCGACGCCTGGACACACTCCATCGAGGCGATATCCGAGTTGGTCCTCCCGCTGTCGGAGGGCGAGTGGAACCGGGCGACGCCGTGTCCCGGCTGGTCGGTCCGTGATGTCGTGTCCCACATCATCGGCATCGAGTGCGAGCAGCTGGGGGACCCGCGGCCGATCCACACCGTGGCGCGGGACCTGCGGCACGTGGTGGACGAGTTCAGCCGGTACATGGAGGTGCAGGTCGACGTGCGGCGTCACCACACCGCGCCGGAGATGACCTCGGAGCTGGAGTACACGGTGATCCGGCGCTCCCGGCAGCTGCGCAACGAGAAGCGGGATCCGGCCACCATGGTCCGCGGGCCGCTCGGTGACCAGGTGACGCTGGAGCAGGCGCTGCGGCTGCGGGCGTTCGACGTGTGGATCCACGAGCAGGACCTGCGGGCGGCGCTGGGGGTACCGGGGAACTGGGACTCGCCGGGCGCGTACGTGGCGCGGGACCTCCTGCTGGCCGGGCTGCCGAAGGTGGTGGCCAAGCGGGCGGGCGCGCCGGCGAACTCGGCCGTGGTGATCGACGTGCACGGTCAGCTGGAGTTCATGCGGACGGTCCGGGTGGACGGGGACGGCCGCGGCACGGTGGACAAGTCGCCTTCGCTGGGCCCGGCGGTGACCCTGACGATGGACTGGGAGACCTACGTCCGCCTCGCGGCGGGCCGGGTACGGGCGCACACGGTCGCGGACCGGGTGAAGGTGGAGGGCGACGTGGAGCTGGCGGACGCCATCCTCACGCAGTTCTCCGTGACCCCGTAG
- a CDS encoding M18 family aminopeptidase: MSSPARFDRGHTDDLMTFLTASPSPYHAVANAAERLEKAGFRQLSETDAWDAGTGGKFVLRGGALIAWFVPEGAAAHTPFRIVGAHTDSPNLRVKPLPDTGSQGWRQIAVEIYGGTLLNTWLDRDLGLAGRLTLRDGTERLVNVDRALLRVPQLAVHLDRSVNSDGLKLDKQRHMQPIWGLGDVQEGDLISFLEEEEGLEQGSVAGWDLMVHSIEPPSYLGRDRELVAGPRMDNLLSVHAGVAALAAVSATGKLDHIPVLAAFDHEENGSQSDTGADGPLLGNVLERSVFARGGSYEDRARAFAGTICLSSDTGHAVHPNYGERHDPTHHPRANGGPILKVNVNQRYATDGSGRAVFAAACERAGIPWQTFVSNNSMPCGTTIGPITAARHGIQTVDIGVAILSMHSARELCGADDPFLLANALVAFLEG, encoded by the coding sequence ATGAGCTCTCCCGCCCGCTTCGACCGCGGCCACACCGACGATCTGATGACCTTCCTGACGGCCAGTCCGTCGCCGTACCACGCCGTGGCCAACGCGGCGGAGCGGCTGGAGAAGGCGGGCTTCAGGCAGTTGTCGGAAACGGACGCCTGGGATGCGGGCACCGGGGGCAAGTTCGTGCTCCGCGGCGGTGCGCTCATCGCCTGGTTCGTCCCCGAAGGCGCGGCCGCCCACACCCCGTTCCGGATCGTCGGCGCGCACACCGACTCCCCGAACCTGCGGGTCAAGCCGCTGCCGGACACGGGCTCGCAGGGCTGGCGGCAGATCGCCGTCGAGATCTACGGCGGCACCCTGCTCAACACATGGCTGGACCGCGACCTGGGACTGGCCGGGCGGCTGACCCTGCGCGACGGCACCGAGCGCCTGGTGAACGTGGACCGCGCACTGCTGCGCGTCCCCCAACTCGCCGTGCACCTGGACCGGTCGGTGAACAGCGACGGCCTCAAGCTCGACAAGCAGCGGCACATGCAGCCGATCTGGGGACTGGGCGACGTCCAGGAGGGCGACCTCATCTCCTTCCTGGAGGAGGAAGAGGGCCTGGAGCAGGGGTCGGTGGCCGGCTGGGACCTGATGGTCCACTCCATCGAGCCGCCGTCGTACCTGGGCCGCGACCGCGAGCTGGTGGCCGGCCCGCGCATGGACAACCTGCTGTCGGTGCACGCGGGCGTCGCGGCGCTGGCCGCGGTCTCCGCCACCGGCAAGCTCGACCACATCCCGGTGCTGGCCGCCTTCGACCACGAGGAGAACGGCTCGCAGTCCGACACGGGCGCGGACGGCCCGCTGCTGGGCAACGTGCTGGAACGTTCAGTCTTCGCCCGCGGGGGCTCGTACGAGGACCGCGCGCGGGCCTTCGCGGGCACCATCTGCCTGTCCTCGGACACCGGGCACGCCGTGCACCCCAACTACGGTGAGCGGCACGACCCGACGCACCACCCGCGCGCCAACGGCGGACCGATCCTGAAGGTCAACGTCAACCAGCGGTACGCCACCGACGGCAGCGGGCGGGCCGTGTTCGCCGCCGCGTGCGAGCGGGCCGGCATCCCGTGGCAGACCTTCGTCTCCAACAACTCGATGCCGTGCGGCACCACGATCGGCCCGATCACCGCCGCCCGCCACGGCATTCAGACCGTGGACATCGGCGTCGCGATCCTCTCGATGCACAGCGCCCGCGAACTGTGCGGCGCGGACGACCCGTTCCTGCTGGCGAACGCCTTGGTGGCCTTCCTGGAGGGCTGA
- a CDS encoding NHL domain-containing thioredoxin family protein, with amino-acid sequence MNDAAPAPTPAPAPRRARVRAPELIGKGGWLNTGGKDLSLADLRGRIAILDFWTFCCINCLHVLDELRELEEKHRDTVVIIGVHSPKFVHEAEHAAVVDAVERYQVHHPVLDDPELATWKQYAVRAWPTLVVIDPEGYIVAQHAGEGHAHAIARLVEELEAEHEAKGTLRRGDGPYVAPEPVAGALRFPGKALLLPSGNLLVSDSTRHQLVELAADGESVVRRIGSGERGFAGDSFSEPQGLALLPDGRVVVADTVNHALRTYDPATGHVETVAGTGRQWWQGSPTSGPALEVDLSSPWDVAWWQGRVWIAMAGVHQLWTWDPEAGTVEVAAGTTNEGLLDGPAAEAWFAQPSGLAAAGDRLWIADSETSALRYVEAADDGYVIKSAVGTGLFDFGHRDGDAAQALLQHPLGVTALPDGSVAVCDTYNHALRRYDPATGQVSTLATDLREPSDAVLVGEDIVVVESARHRLTRLRLPEEAVRVDAVAHRTQRAATEVAPGTLRLDIVFQAPSGQKLDTRYGPSTRLLVSSTPPELLADGEGAGTDLFRELALNPDVTEGVLHVSAMAASCDDDPANEYPACHVHQQDWGVPVRVTADGATRLPLVLAGMDAEG; translated from the coding sequence ATGAACGATGCCGCCCCGGCGCCCACCCCCGCGCCCGCGCCCCGCCGTGCCCGTGTCCGTGCCCCCGAGCTGATCGGCAAGGGCGGCTGGCTGAACACCGGCGGGAAAGACCTGAGCCTCGCCGACCTGCGGGGACGCATTGCGATCCTCGATTTCTGGACCTTCTGCTGCATCAACTGCCTGCACGTCCTCGACGAGCTGCGCGAGCTGGAGGAGAAGCACCGCGACACCGTCGTGATCATCGGTGTGCACTCCCCGAAGTTCGTGCACGAGGCCGAGCACGCCGCCGTCGTCGATGCCGTCGAGCGGTACCAGGTGCACCACCCCGTGCTGGACGATCCCGAGCTCGCGACCTGGAAGCAGTACGCCGTACGCGCCTGGCCCACGCTCGTCGTGATCGACCCCGAGGGGTACATCGTCGCCCAGCACGCCGGTGAGGGGCACGCGCACGCCATCGCCCGCCTGGTCGAGGAGCTGGAGGCCGAGCACGAGGCCAAGGGCACGCTGCGGCGCGGCGACGGGCCGTACGTGGCGCCCGAGCCGGTGGCCGGCGCCCTGCGGTTCCCCGGGAAGGCGCTGCTGCTGCCGTCCGGGAACCTGCTGGTCTCCGACTCCACCCGGCACCAGCTCGTGGAGCTGGCTGCCGACGGTGAGAGCGTCGTGCGCCGCATCGGCAGCGGTGAGCGCGGCTTCGCCGGGGACAGCTTCAGCGAGCCTCAGGGCCTCGCGCTGCTGCCCGACGGCAGGGTCGTCGTCGCCGACACCGTCAACCACGCGCTGCGCACCTACGACCCGGCCACCGGGCACGTGGAGACCGTCGCCGGCACGGGCCGGCAGTGGTGGCAGGGGTCGCCGACCTCCGGGCCGGCGCTGGAGGTGGACCTGTCCTCGCCGTGGGACGTGGCCTGGTGGCAGGGCCGGGTCTGGATCGCCATGGCCGGTGTGCACCAGCTGTGGACCTGGGACCCGGAAGCCGGGACGGTCGAGGTCGCGGCCGGTACGACCAACGAGGGGCTGCTCGACGGGCCGGCCGCCGAGGCCTGGTTCGCCCAGCCCTCGGGGCTCGCGGCCGCCGGGGACCGGCTGTGGATCGCCGACTCCGAGACCAGCGCCCTGCGCTACGTGGAAGCCGCGGACGACGGGTACGTCATCAAGTCGGCCGTCGGCACCGGGCTGTTCGACTTCGGGCACCGGGACGGCGACGCCGCCCAGGCCCTGCTCCAGCACCCGCTCGGCGTGACGGCCCTGCCCGACGGCTCGGTCGCGGTGTGCGACACGTACAACCACGCGCTGCGCCGCTACGACCCGGCCACCGGCCAGGTCTCGACCCTGGCGACCGACCTGCGCGAGCCCAGCGACGCCGTGCTGGTGGGCGAGGACATCGTGGTCGTCGAGTCGGCCCGGCACCGGCTGACCCGCCTGCGCCTCCCGGAGGAGGCGGTCCGGGTGGACGCGGTCGCCCACCGTACGCAGCGGGCCGCCACCGAGGTGGCGCCCGGCACGCTCCGCCTCGACATCGTCTTCCAGGCGCCGAGCGGGCAGAAGCTCGACACCCGCTACGGGCCCTCCACCCGGCTGCTCGTCTCCTCGACCCCGCCCGAGCTGCTGGCGGACGGCGAGGGCGCCGGGACGGACCTGTTCCGGGAGCTCGCGCTGAACCCGGACGTCACCGAGGGCGTCCTGCACGTCTCGGCGATGGCGGCGTCCTGCGACGACGACCCCGCCAACGAGTACCCGGCCTGCCACGTCCACCAGCAGGACTGGGGCGTGCCGGTCCGCGTCACCGCCGACGGCGCCACCCGGCTGCCCCTCGTCCTCGCGGGGATGGACGCCGAGGGGTAG
- a CDS encoding GntR family transcriptional regulator, producing the protein MSAPTTAVTAADRVYQHVKQGVLDRRYEGGTLLTEGELAAAVGVSRTPVREALLRLETEGLLKLYPKKGALVLQVSAQEITDVLETRLLVEEFTVRRAVPAPPGLLDRLAALLDEQRRHAGAGDLAAMMAADRGFHAEIVRSAGNQILCRLYDQLRDRQLRMGVALLHAHPERLDRTLAEHAEILDALRAGDADTAAAAVRGHIGRVEALVRGPGR; encoded by the coding sequence ATGTCCGCCCCCACCACTGCCGTGACCGCCGCCGACCGCGTCTACCAGCACGTCAAGCAGGGGGTGCTCGATCGCCGCTACGAAGGCGGCACCCTCCTGACCGAGGGCGAACTGGCCGCGGCCGTCGGGGTGTCCCGTACGCCGGTCCGCGAGGCGCTGCTGCGGCTGGAGACCGAGGGGCTGCTGAAGCTGTACCCGAAGAAGGGCGCGCTGGTCCTGCAGGTCTCCGCGCAGGAGATCACCGACGTCCTCGAAACCCGGCTGCTGGTCGAGGAGTTCACCGTACGCAGAGCCGTGCCGGCCCCACCGGGCCTGCTGGACCGGCTCGCCGCCCTGCTCGACGAACAGCGCCGGCACGCCGGCGCGGGCGACCTCGCCGCGATGATGGCCGCCGACCGCGGCTTCCACGCCGAGATCGTGCGCAGCGCCGGGAACCAGATCCTGTGCCGCCTCTACGACCAGCTCCGCGACCGGCAGCTGCGGATGGGCGTGGCCCTGCTGCACGCCCACCCGGAGCGGCTGGACCGGACGCTCGCCGAGCACGCGGAGATCCTGGACGCGCTGCGCGCCGGGGACGCGGACACGGCGGCCGCGGCGGTCCGCGGTCACATCGGCCGGGTCGAGGCCCTGGTGCGCGGGCCGGGCCGGTGA
- a CDS encoding LURP-one-related/scramblase family protein: MKYLVRDKMLAIGDDYWIEDEDGRHAFLVDGKALRFRDTLELKDPDGLILITLREKLFTLRDAMTLERDERRLAVIRRKRLSLLRNHFRVTLAEGTELDVSGRILEREFKVEYDGELLALVSRQWYRVRETYAVDVVREDADAALLIAVAVCVIRMAEKEREGGVSPDGVPGP; this comes from the coding sequence ATGAAATACCTCGTTCGGGACAAAATGCTGGCCATCGGGGACGACTACTGGATCGAGGACGAGGACGGCCGGCACGCCTTCCTCGTCGACGGGAAGGCGCTGCGCTTCCGGGACACGCTGGAGCTGAAGGATCCGGACGGGCTGATCCTGATCACCTTGCGGGAGAAGCTGTTCACCCTGCGGGACGCGATGACGCTGGAGCGGGACGAGCGGCGGCTCGCGGTGATCCGCCGCAAGCGGCTCTCGCTGCTGCGCAATCACTTCCGGGTGACCCTGGCCGAGGGCACGGAGCTCGACGTCAGCGGGCGGATCCTGGAGCGCGAGTTCAAGGTCGAGTACGACGGGGAGCTGCTGGCTCTGGTCTCGCGGCAGTGGTACCGGGTCCGCGAGACGTACGCGGTGGACGTGGTCCGGGAGGACGCGGACGCGGCGCTGCTGATCGCGGTCGCGGTGTGTGTGATCCGGATGGCCGAGAAGGAGCGGGAGGGCGGGGTCAGTCCCGACGGTGTTCCCGGGCCGTGA
- a CDS encoding DUF4240 domain-containing protein, with amino-acid sequence MDKQTFWKLIETARADADPQEVAARAAQLLADREAAQIAASQQVLWDLLAESYRAPLWAAAYVINGGCSDDGFDYFRGWLLTQGREAFEAALADPDTLAAHPAVREAAAQGLELWDESALSIAWTAYEAATGRELPADSFTISYPALDPSWDFDFDDTEEISARLPRLSALFDYS; translated from the coding sequence ATGGACAAGCAGACGTTCTGGAAGCTGATCGAGACGGCCCGCGCCGACGCGGATCCGCAGGAAGTGGCCGCGCGCGCGGCGCAACTCCTCGCGGACCGGGAGGCGGCGCAGATAGCCGCCTCCCAGCAGGTGCTGTGGGACCTGCTGGCGGAGTCCTACCGTGCGCCGCTCTGGGCCGCGGCCTACGTGATCAACGGGGGCTGCTCGGACGACGGCTTCGACTACTTCCGCGGCTGGCTCCTCACCCAGGGCCGGGAGGCCTTCGAGGCGGCCCTGGCCGACCCCGACACCCTGGCCGCGCACCCCGCGGTCCGCGAGGCCGCGGCGCAGGGCCTGGAACTGTGGGACGAGTCCGCCCTGTCCATCGCCTGGACCGCCTACGAGGCCGCCACCGGCCGCGAACTGCCCGCGGACTCCTTCACGATCAGCTACCCGGCCCTGGACCCGTCCTGGGACTTCGACTTCGACGACACCGAGGAGATATCGGCCCGGCTGCCCCGGCTGAGCGCCCTCTTCGACTACTCGTAG
- a CDS encoding DUF418 domain-containing protein: MADTLLAPPAHKTARLPLLDVLRGAAILGTLMTNVWIFASPGSEWGVLQGGLKPPDPIADPSAAHLAESVFRFLADGKFLALLTVLFGVGLAIQFDSAARRGDPWPGRYPRRAAFLFVEGTVHFVLVFAWDVLMGYAVTALLVAWLLARSEKVRRGAMWTAGALHLALMSLVTLDALSRPAGAPKHPDPAAVELYAHGGYPAQIAFRLEHFLALRIEPVISFGLLVFLFLLGVRLHRAGAFGATAEGRRIRTRMAAWGLGLGLPLNAATTLGGSDFYLLGRYGAAPLLALGYIGLIGIALDRRWIPAPVNRALGSVGRTALSCYVAQNLLCMLLCYGIGLGLADRLGGSGPWWVMGLWAGVSLTLAAGSRLWLRRFDHGPLEAVQRTVLRSRR, encoded by the coding sequence ATGGCCGACACCCTCCTCGCCCCGCCGGCGCACAAGACCGCCCGGCTCCCCCTCCTGGACGTCCTGCGCGGCGCCGCGATCCTCGGCACGCTCATGACCAACGTCTGGATCTTCGCCTCGCCGGGCTCGGAGTGGGGAGTGCTCCAGGGCGGTCTGAAGCCGCCCGACCCGATCGCCGACCCCTCCGCCGCCCACCTCGCCGAGAGCGTCTTCCGCTTCCTCGCCGACGGCAAGTTCCTGGCCCTGCTGACGGTCCTGTTCGGGGTGGGCCTGGCCATCCAGTTCGACTCCGCCGCCCGCCGCGGCGATCCCTGGCCCGGCCGCTACCCGCGCCGCGCCGCCTTCCTCTTCGTCGAGGGCACCGTCCACTTCGTGCTCGTCTTCGCCTGGGACGTGCTCATGGGGTACGCCGTCACGGCCCTCCTCGTCGCCTGGCTGCTGGCCCGCTCCGAGAAGGTGCGCCGGGGGGCCATGTGGACGGCAGGGGCGCTGCACCTGGCGCTGATGTCCCTGGTGACCCTCGACGCGCTGAGCCGGCCCGCCGGCGCCCCGAAGCACCCGGACCCGGCCGCCGTCGAGCTGTACGCCCACGGTGGCTATCCGGCCCAGATCGCCTTCCGCCTGGAACACTTCCTCGCGCTGCGCATCGAGCCGGTCATCTCCTTCGGGCTGCTCGTGTTCCTCTTCCTCCTCGGAGTGCGGCTGCACCGGGCGGGCGCCTTCGGCGCCACCGCCGAAGGCCGCCGCATCCGGACCCGGATGGCCGCCTGGGGCCTGGGCCTCGGGCTGCCGCTGAACGCCGCGACCACCCTCGGCGGCTCCGACTTCTACCTCCTGGGCCGCTACGGCGCCGCGCCGCTGCTCGCCCTCGGCTACATCGGCCTGATCGGCATCGCCCTCGACCGGCGGTGGATCCCGGCCCCGGTGAACCGCGCGCTGGGCTCCGTCGGCCGCACCGCCCTGTCCTGCTACGTCGCCCAGAACCTGCTCTGCATGCTGCTCTGCTACGGCATCGGGCTGGGCCTCGCCGACCGGCTCGGTGGCAGCGGCCCCTGGTGGGTGATGGGCCTGTGGGCCGGCGTGAGCCTGACCCTGGCCGCAGGATCGCGACTGTGGCTGCGCCGCTTCGACCACGGGCCCCTGGAGGCCGTACAGCGCACGGTCCTCAGGTCCCGCCGGTGA
- a CDS encoding carbon-nitrogen family hydrolase codes for MRASLIQIAVNEGESVSSRRVRVAELVREQAGSDLVVLPELWPVGAFAYEQFETEAEPLDGPTYEAMSKAARDAGVWLHAGSVVERAGDGSLYNTALVLSPAGELAATYRKIHRFGFDQGEAVLMSAGDSLTTVTLPEQTLGIATCYDLRFPELFRGLVDAGATTMVVAAGWPARRRAHWTLLSRARAVEDQSYVLACGTAGTHAGVEQAGHSLVVDPWGEVLAEAGPGEEVLTVDLDPAKVADTRAQFPALKDRRLGR; via the coding sequence GTGCGCGCCTCGCTGATCCAAATCGCAGTGAACGAGGGCGAGTCGGTGTCTTCCCGACGTGTCCGCGTGGCCGAACTCGTACGGGAGCAGGCGGGCTCCGATCTCGTCGTCCTGCCGGAGCTGTGGCCGGTCGGCGCGTTCGCCTACGAGCAGTTCGAGACAGAGGCCGAACCGCTGGACGGCCCGACCTACGAGGCCATGTCCAAGGCGGCCCGCGACGCCGGCGTCTGGCTGCACGCGGGCTCGGTCGTGGAGCGCGCCGGCGACGGCTCCCTCTACAACACCGCCCTCGTCCTCTCCCCGGCGGGCGAGCTCGCCGCCACCTACCGCAAGATCCACCGCTTCGGCTTCGACCAGGGCGAGGCGGTGCTGATGTCCGCCGGGGACTCCCTCACCACGGTGACCCTGCCGGAACAGACCCTCGGCATCGCCACCTGCTACGACCTGCGCTTCCCGGAACTGTTCCGCGGCCTGGTCGACGCCGGGGCCACCACGATGGTCGTCGCCGCGGGCTGGCCCGCCCGCCGCCGTGCGCACTGGACCCTGCTGAGCCGGGCGCGCGCCGTCGAGGACCAGTCCTACGTCCTGGCCTGCGGCACGGCCGGCACCCACGCGGGCGTGGAGCAGGCCGGGCACAGCCTGGTGGTGGACCCCTGGGGCGAGGTCCTGGCGGAGGCGGGCCCCGGCGAGGAGGTCCTCACCGTGGACCTGGACCCGGCCAAGGTCGCCGACACTCGCGCCCAGTTCCCGGCCCTGAAGGACCGCCGGCTGGGCCGCTGA
- a CDS encoding MFS transporter: MNASPARDGIPADPPGGGKAVAVWGIGVAVYFVAVIFRTSLGVAGLDAADRFHVNASALAVFSLLQLLVYAGMQIPVGLMVDRLGTKKVLTLGAVLFTVGQLGFALSPSYGMALAARALLGCGDAMTFISVLRLGTRWFPARRGPLMAQLAGLVGMAGNLVSTLVLAPVLHEIGWTAAFAGSAVAGLVVLVPLTLFLRDHPEGYGPVPRAAPGGFVRRQIRESWAEPGTRLGLWVHFTTQFPAMVFLLLWGMPFLVEAQGLSRTTAGGLLTLVVASNMALGLVYGQIVGRRQSARIPLALGTVGTTALLWAAVLVYPGDRAPMWLLVTLCLVLGSCGPASMIGFDFARPANPAERQGTASGITNMGGFIASMTTLLTVGILLDATGDNYRIAFSTVFVLEALGVISILRLRPLALAREGERARAVPPEPAAAPGAVATEPGRALA, translated from the coding sequence GTGAACGCCTCCCCCGCCAGGGACGGCATACCCGCCGACCCGCCGGGCGGCGGGAAGGCCGTCGCCGTGTGGGGCATCGGCGTCGCCGTCTACTTCGTGGCGGTGATCTTCCGCACCAGCCTGGGCGTGGCCGGCCTGGACGCCGCCGACCGCTTCCACGTCAACGCCTCGGCGCTGGCCGTCTTCTCCCTCCTCCAGCTGCTGGTCTACGCGGGCATGCAGATACCGGTGGGCCTGATGGTCGACCGGCTCGGCACCAAGAAGGTGCTGACGCTGGGCGCGGTGCTCTTCACCGTCGGCCAGCTCGGCTTCGCCCTGTCGCCCTCGTACGGCATGGCGCTGGCCGCGCGGGCGCTGCTCGGCTGCGGCGACGCGATGACCTTCATATCGGTGCTGCGGCTCGGCACCCGGTGGTTCCCGGCCCGGCGCGGGCCGCTGATGGCGCAGCTGGCCGGGCTGGTCGGCATGGCGGGCAACCTCGTCTCCACGCTCGTCCTCGCCCCGGTCCTGCACGAGATCGGCTGGACCGCCGCCTTCGCGGGCAGCGCGGTGGCGGGGCTGGTGGTCCTGGTGCCGCTGACGCTGTTCCTGAGGGACCACCCGGAGGGGTACGGACCCGTGCCGCGCGCCGCTCCGGGGGGCTTCGTACGCCGCCAGATCCGGGAGTCCTGGGCCGAACCCGGCACCCGGCTCGGCCTGTGGGTGCACTTCACCACGCAGTTCCCGGCGATGGTCTTCCTGCTGCTGTGGGGCATGCCCTTCCTGGTCGAGGCACAGGGGCTGTCGCGGACCACCGCGGGCGGGCTGCTGACGCTGGTCGTCGCCTCGAACATGGCGCTCGGGCTGGTCTACGGCCAGATCGTCGGCCGCCGCCAGTCCGCGCGGATCCCCCTCGCCCTGGGCACGGTCGGCACCACCGCCCTGCTGTGGGCGGCGGTCCTCGTGTACCCGGGTGACCGGGCGCCGATGTGGCTGCTGGTCACGCTGTGCCTGGTGCTCGGAAGCTGCGGACCGGCGTCGATGATCGGCTTCGACTTCGCCCGCCCGGCCAACCCGGCGGAACGCCAAGGCACCGCCTCCGGCATCACGAACATGGGCGGCTTCATCGCGTCCATGACCACCCTGCTGACGGTCGGCATCCTGCTGGACGCCACCGGCGACAACTACCGCATCGCCTTCTCCACGGTCTTCGTCCTCGAAGCGCTGGGCGTGATCAGCATCCTGCGCCTGCGCCCCCTGGCCCTGGCCCGTGAGGGTGAACGCGCCCGCGCGGTGCCCCCGGAACCCGCCGCGGCCCCGGGGGCCGTCGCGACGGAACCGGGCCGCGCGCTGGCCTGA
- a CDS encoding MSMEG_1061 family FMN-dependent PPOX-type flavoprotein, translating to MTVSTPPSGRIFDAVSATAVRSTDGLRELYEHPGEMARRKAVDRIHEAARAVIGRSSLVFVASAGADGSCDVTPRGGPPGFVAVLDEFTLALPDATGNKRLDTAHNIVETGRAGLIFVIPGRATTLRVNGRACVSADPQLLEQLTDVGKPPRSAIVVEVEEAYQHCPKAFLRSNAWKPGQWLAEDAVPSSAEITLSHLDLPGLTIEEIRRQERESLLYRYE from the coding sequence GTGACAGTCAGCACGCCGCCGAGCGGGCGGATATTCGATGCCGTGAGCGCCACCGCCGTCCGGAGCACCGACGGGTTGCGCGAGCTCTACGAACATCCCGGCGAGATGGCCCGCCGCAAGGCCGTGGACCGGATCCACGAGGCCGCGCGGGCTGTCATCGGGCGGTCGTCGCTGGTGTTCGTCGCCAGTGCCGGGGCCGACGGGAGCTGCGACGTGACGCCCCGGGGCGGGCCGCCGGGATTCGTGGCCGTGCTGGACGAGTTCACCCTCGCGCTGCCCGATGCCACCGGCAACAAGCGGCTCGACACCGCCCACAACATCGTGGAGACGGGCCGGGCCGGGCTGATCTTCGTCATCCCCGGGCGGGCCACCACCCTGCGGGTGAACGGGCGGGCCTGCGTGTCCGCCGATCCGCAGTTGCTGGAGCAGCTGACGGACGTCGGCAAGCCGCCGCGGAGCGCGATCGTGGTGGAGGTCGAGGAGGCCTACCAGCACTGCCCGAAGGCGTTCCTGCGCAGCAACGCGTGGAAGCCCGGGCAGTGGCTCGCCGAGGACGCCGTCCCGAGCTCCGCCGAGATCACCCTCTCCCACCTGGATCTCCCCGGTCTGACGATCGAGGAGATCCGGCGGCAGGAGCGCGAGTCCCTTCTGTACCGCTACGAGTAG
- a CDS encoding Uma2 family endonuclease, translated as MTSAHDYSEGVDPERALKYAIQHFSGDRAEIVEGVISNVTPSWDHENAAEEIRDQIRLRVKELDCVTGSGNLDLPGSPNWYVPDLAVVPKALAKGGGALLPDQVLLVVEITSESDAESGRVVKRKRYAEYGAPLYLLVDRMESTVTLFALPGRLGYTKVDGPHPFGTPVLLPDPFGIELDTSGL; from the coding sequence ATGACCAGCGCGCACGACTACAGCGAAGGCGTCGACCCCGAGCGCGCGCTGAAGTACGCCATCCAGCACTTCAGCGGGGACCGCGCCGAGATCGTCGAAGGGGTCATCAGCAACGTGACACCCAGCTGGGACCACGAGAACGCGGCCGAAGAGATCCGCGATCAAATCCGACTGCGGGTCAAGGAGCTGGACTGCGTGACCGGCTCGGGCAACCTGGATCTCCCGGGCTCGCCGAACTGGTACGTGCCCGACCTTGCCGTCGTTCCCAAGGCGCTGGCGAAGGGGGGCGGCGCTCTCCTGCCGGACCAGGTGCTGCTCGTCGTCGAGATCACGTCCGAGTCCGACGCCGAGTCCGGCCGTGTCGTCAAGCGCAAGCGGTACGCCGAGTACGGGGCGCCGCTGTACCTGCTGGTCGACCGGATGGAGTCGACCGTCACGCTGTTCGCGCTGCCCGGGCGGCTCGGGTACACCAAGGTGGACGGGCCGCACCCCTTCGGGACGCCGGTGCTGTTGCCCGATCCGTTCGGGATCGAGCTGGACACCAGCGGGCTGTAG